The Terrirubrum flagellatum nucleotide sequence ATGCTGATGCGCAATGAATCATTGGCGCGCCTCAAGACGCGCTACGACGATGCGACGCAGACGCTCGGCATCGCGTATGAAGGCAAGCCTGCCGTCGAAGGCGACCTTTCCACCGCAGAGGGGCGACAGGCGGTTGAACAGTTCTTCGGAGGCTATATGCCGTCCGAATTGCGCGGCCCGGCGAAGGTGCTGACCGCGCCCTCAGGCTATCGCTTCACCGATTCGCGGCGGGGATTCGTCTCGCTCATCAATCTCGCCAGCGTCGCCGAGATCGAGTCGATCGTGGACGCGCCGGTCGATCCGCTGCGTTTCCGCGGCAATCTCTATGTCGAGGGCATGGCGGCGCGCAGCGAGCTCGACCTTGTCGATGCGACGCTTGCGATCGGGAGCGATGTGAAGCTCAGGATTCTCAAGCGCACCGAGCGTTGCGCTGCGACCAATGTCGACCCCGCCACGGGCCTGCGCGACCTGTTCATTCCGCGCGCGCTGATGCGAACATTCGAGCACACCGACTGCGGCGTCTATGCCGAGGTGCTGAACGGAGGGGTCGTGAAACCGGGCGACGAGGTCAGGATTGTTTGATCGCTGAGCCGAGCGTTTCGCGAAACTCTTCAGAACCATTACCTGCGGATTTTCCGGATCGCCGTCCCGGGCGCGCTGCGGCATGAAATGATGCAACGCAGACCCGGGACCTTATCGGGATGAGCTTCTATCGGCTCAAGGTCCCGGGTCTGCATCGCACCACTGCCGTGCTGCGATGCGCCCGGGATGACGCGCAATTTGATTACGCCGCCGGCTTCAGCACGCCGCGCCTGATCTGATCCTGCTCGATCGATTCGAAGAGGGCGCGGAAATTGCCCTCGCCGAATCCTTCGTCGCCCTTGCGTTGGATGAACTCGAAGAAGATCGGCCCGATCACGGTCTTCGAGAAGATCTGCAGCAGGATCTTCGTCATGCCGCCATCGACCACGCCTTCGCCATCGATCAGGATACCGTGTTTCTTCATGCGGGCGAGCGGCTCGTCATGGCCGTTTACGCGCGCCTGCGACATCTCATAGTAGGTGTCCGGCGGGCCCGGCATGAATTTCAGGCCGTTGGCAGCGAGTTTGTCGGTCGCGTCATAGATCCCGTCGGTGCCGACGGCGATGTGCTGGATGCCTTCGCCCTTATACTTCTTGAGATATTCGGCGATCTGGCTGGTCTCGTCCTTCGACTCGTTGAGCGGGATGCGGATCTTGCCGCAGGGCGACGTGATCGCGCGGCTCACAAGCCCCGTGATCTTGCCGTCGATATCGAAGAAATGAATCTGCTTGAAGCCGAAGAGGTCGCGATAAAAATCCCACCATTTGTCCATGTTGCCGCGATAGACGTTGTGGGTGAGGTGATCGAGATAATAGAAGCCGACGCCTGCAGGCTTGGCATTGCGTTCGCCGATCCAGTCGAATTCGGCGTCATAGGCTGAACCCTTCTCGCCATAGGTCTCGATGAAATAAAGCAGCGACCCGCCGATGCCGACGATCGCGGGCGCGTCGATGCATTTGCCGTCGCCGGCATAAGGCGTCGCGCCTTTCGACACCGCATGATCGAGCGCATGTTTGGCGTTGACGACGCGCCACGCCATCGAGGGAGCGCAGGGACCATGCTCGGCGACAAAATTCATCGCATGCGAGCCGGGCTCGGCGTTGACGATGTAGTTGATGTCGCCCTGCCGCCAGACCGTGATGTCCTTCGTCCGGTGCTTCGCGACCGCCTTGTAGCCCATGCGGGCGAAAAGCTCGGCGAGTTTCTGCGGCTCGGGATGAGCGAACTCGACGAATTCGAAGCCGTCCGTTCCGGCCGGATTCTCCGGGCTGATGGTCGCCGGCGGGGCATCATGCGGGAAGGGTCCCATGGTCGTCTCCAGAATTCCGAGTCTGGCGCAAAGGATATGCCCGAAGTGGCGCAAAATGCGTGCAATCTGGTAGTCTATGGGCTATAGTTCGCATATTCTGTGCGGAATCTTCCGTTATGGCGCACGAACAAATCATTCTCGACGCGACTGATCTGCGCCTCTTGGCGCATCTGCAGGAGGATGGCGCCGCGACCAACGCCGAGGCGTCGGAGGCGATCGGCCTCTCGCCGTCGCAGGTGTCGCGCCGCCGGCAGGCCCTGGAGCAGGCCGGCGTGATCCGCGGCTATCGCGCGTTGCTCGATCCCGAAGCTGTCGGGGTCGGCACCACGGTCTTCATCCATGTCGCGCTCGCGACCCATTCGCGCGACAACGCCAGGCGCTTCCGCGATCTCGTGCGCCTGACGCCGGCGATCCTCGAAGCCTATGCGCTCACCGGCGAAGCCGACTATCTCCTGAAGGTCGCGGTTGGAGGTCTAAAAGACCTTTCGCAGCTCGTGAACGACGTGTTGCTGCCGCATGAATCGGTTGATCGCGTGCGCTCGGAAGTCGTGCTCGATGTGTTGAAGGAGACGAGCGCGCTGCCGCTCGCGGCGCGATAACATTTGCCGGGCGTATTTCTCCCGCCACAATTCAACTCTTATCTCCGCTTCGGCGCGCCTTCGCGTCGCAGGGAGCTTCACCATGTTTGACGCGAAATCGCTTCTCGACGGCCTTCTCGGCGGCGCCCAGCAGGGCGGACAGGCCGGTGGCCTCGCCAGTGTGCTCGGCAATGTTCTCGCCCAGGCGCAAGCGCAGGCCCAGCAGGCGGGCCTTGGCGACACGCTGAACCGCATGCGTGAGCAAGGCGTGGGTGGAACCGCCAGCAGCGTCTTCGGGCAGGCGACTGGTGGGCTGCGCGATGCGGCGAGCCGCGTCGATCAGAGCACCGGCGCCTCCGACAAATTCAACGAGATCGTCGGCCAGCTCTCCGGCGGCAAGTCGCCGAACGATATCCTGGCTCAGGTGAAGCAGATGGCGTCTGATAATCCCGGCATGGCGACGGCTGCGCTGGGCGGTCTCGCCGCGGCGATCTTCGGCACCAGCGCGGGCCGCGGCCTTGCCACGAACGCGGCGAAGCTCGGTGGTCTCGCGACGATCGGCGGTCTCGCCTACAGCGCCTGGCGCAACCATCAGCAGGGCAAGCCGATGCTCGATCTCAACGCTGCTCCTGCGGCGGCGCCGGCCGGCTCTGGCTTCGAGCCTGACGCCGCCACCAACGAGCATGCGGAACTGTTCATCCGGGCCATGGTCGCTGCCGCGGCGGCCGACGGCTCGGTGGACGCCAATGAGCGCGCGACGATCATCGCCGGACTGCAGCAAGCGGGTCTCAACGAGGAGGCCTATGCCTGGCTCGAAAACGAGATCGCGCATCCCATGTCGGCCGATCAACTCGCCGCGGCGGCCGCCGGCTCGCCCGAGCTTGCGACGCAAATCTACACCGCCGCCCGCATCTCCATCGAACCGGATGAGGGCGCCGAATCGCAGTTCCTCAAGACGCTTGCGGCGAAACTCGGACTTCCCGATGCGCTCGTCGCCCAGATCGAAGCGACGGCGAAGGCCGCCAAGGCCGCCTGACGCGCGTCCAGCGCGGGACAGCCGCACGCGATCTGCACGCCGCCGCCTTTGCAGGCGGCTGCGGCTTGGCTATGCGACGGGGCGGGCGCTGAAGCCCGCTCCGTTCGCGCCCAGCCTTTGTCTTTCCGCAAATTCTTTTCCCGCATCGACTGGAGCTTCGCGCTCATCTGCCTTCTCAGCGGCGGATCGGCGCTCGCGGTGCTGCATCGCGAGGGCTGGCCGAAATTCTTCGACATCTTCACCGAGGATTTCTCGCTCTTCCTCGAAATCGTGCCGAAGTCGATCGCCGGCACGCTGATCGGCGCGCTCGTCCGCCTGCTCGTGCCGCGCGAGGTGATCCGGCAGTGGATCGGCGAGAATTCCGGCTTCTTCGGCCTGTTCATCGCGGCCTTCGCCGGCATCCTGTTTCCCGCCGGCCCCTTCACCGTGTTTCCCCTGGCGGCGGCGTTTCTCGTCGCCGGCGCTGATCGCGGCGCGGCGGTCGCCTTCATCACGGGCTGGCTGCTGCTCGGGCTCAATCGCGCGGTGATCTGGGAAATGCCGTTCTTCGGGTTCCATTTTGTTGCGCTGCGTTCGGTCGGCGCCGTCTTCATGCCGGTGCTGGCCGGCTGGATCGCGCGATCGATCCCGCTGCGCTTCGTGATGCGAGGCGCCTGAGATGGCCGCGCTCATCGTCACGATCATTCTCTACAGCGCCGTTGCGGCGCTGATCACGGTCGGCGCGCGCCGCAATCGCCGCATCGTCTATGTCGCGGGCTGGCGCACCGCGCACGAGTTCCGACGGCTGCTGCCGCGCCTGCTGATCGGCATCGTTGGCTCGGGCTATATCGCGGAGATGTTGCCGCCGGAAACGGTGAGCGCATGGCTCGGCCATGGCTCCGGCGTCGTCGGCGTCGCCATCGGAACGGTCGCTGGCGCATTGACGCCCGGCGGGCCGGTGGTCGGCTATTCCCTCGGCGCGGCCGCGCTGAAAGCCGGCGCCGGCGCGCCACAGGTGGTCGCCTATGTCACGGGCTGGTCGCTCTACACCTTCAACCGGATGCTGGTCTGGGAATTGCCGACGATGCCGGCCTGGTTCGTGCGCCTGCGCGTTGCGATCTCGCTGCCTTTTCCCTTTATCGCCGCGGCGATCGCGGATTTCCTGATGTCATGATCGCGCGGCGCATTCGCATTGTTTTGTCAGTCGTCGCGATCTTCGCGACGACGCAGGCGGCGTTCGCACAGGTTTTCCCGGATCCGCGGCAGCGCGTCGAAATGCGTTTCGAACGCCCCGAGACGAAATCAGGCGCAAGTTTCGCGCGTGTGAAGGATTCACAGTGCCGCGAAAGTGTCGCGAACGTTTCTGGCGATGCGACGTTGCGCCGGCGCATCGTGTCGCTCGCAGCGCGCGAATGGGAGGCGTTCCACTTCCCGACCTTCGATATCGCAAGCGTAGGATTGCCGCTCGTGCCGCAAGTGCAGTCACGCGCGGGAAGCGCCGCGATCGTTCCTGGCGCGATCAACCCAGCTCTCGATCGCCCCTTGCCGCGCGCGTTGCGCCTCGGACTTGCCGAGGACGACGGCGAGGTGATGGAGCGTATCGGCGGTTATTGGGCCGTGACCCCCGGACAGGACGCCGTCGCCGTGCAGAATGTCATTTGGGGGCGAGGCGGGTGGCCGGGGACAGGTTGGGCGATCCCCTGGTCAGCCGCCTTCGTCTCCTGGGTGATGTGCGAGGCGGGGCTGACGCGGCCGCAATTCGCGCGCGCGGCGAAGCATTCGGCCTATCTCTCCGCCATGTTTGAGAACGCGGAAGCGTCCGCTTTCACGCCCGCCGATCTCACGACGCCGGTCGCCGCCGGCGATCTCGTCTGCACGGGGCGCGCTGAAAACAGGGACATCGCCTCGCTCGACGAGGCGCGGCGCGCGGCGACGCAAGGCGCGCTCATGCATTGCGACATCGTCGTGGGTAAGCTGCGCGATCGCGTGCTGCTGATCGGCGGCAATGTCATCAATGCGGTGACGCTGACGATCGCGCTCGCCGACGCGAAGGGCCGCGTGAAATCGACGGCGTTGCGGCCCTGGTTCGGCGTGATGAAGCTGAAGGTGCCGGAAGACAAACGGGCGGGATTGCGAGATATGGATTGGGCCTGTCTCGGCAAAGCTGATGCGCTCGCCTGTCTCGAAATGAAATAAAAGGGGGAATGATGAGAAAGATCGTCGCCGAGCCGCTGACACCAGAGGCGTTCGCGCCTTTTGGCGCTGTGTTCGATCCGCCTGCGCCAAAGGGCAGAGTCTATCTCGACACGTCGCTCGTGAATCTCCGCGACCATGCGAAGGCGAGCTATTCCATCGTTCATGTCGCCCCTCAACTTGCGCGGCCTCTGCCTCTCAGTGTTGTTGAACGGCACGAATTCTCTTCGCAGAGTTTCACGCCGCTCGATCATGGCCGCTTTCTCGTCGTCGCCGGTCCGAAGAATGGGGAAGGCGGCGCCGATCTCGACAGGATTCGCGTCTTCGTCGGTTCGTCCTTCCAGTCTTTCACCTATGGCGCAAATGTCTGGCACGGGCCGATCACGCCGATCGACAATCCCGTTCGCTTCGCGATCATGATGTTCAATGACTTCGTTTCCGGCGATGAGGAAGTCGTCCGCATGTCCGCGCCGTTCGCCGAAGTCGAAGGCCTCTGACATGAAGCGCGCCGCGATCATCGCCCAATGTGTGGCTGTGGCGCTCATCGCGGCGCCGGCGACGGCGCAGGAGATTTCCCCTGACATCATCAAGGCGACGACGGGCGAATGGCTGTTCGCGCGCCGCGACGGCAAGCCGGGATGCCGCATCATTTTGTCCGCGGAGAAAACGATCGGAGGCTATGCGCTGACTGCGCCCGCGAACTGCGCCACGCGACTGCCGAAAATCGCCGAGGCGGCGGCCTGGCGCTTCGACGGCAAGGGCGGCCTCGCCCTCGCCGACGCGACGCGCAAGACGATCGTCACCGTTACCGAACGCCAGGAAGGTTCATTCTGGGAAGGCGAGAGCGGCGAGGCGCGCGATCTCGTGATGATCAAGGCGCCAAAGGGCGTCGAAGCGCTGCCGATGGCGAAAGCGCTGTTCGGCAAATGGATCATGCGGCGGCCGGGCGGTCCTGCGATCTGCGAAGCGACCTTGCTCGACAAGCCGCCGCCGGGCGGCGAGGAGAGTTTCGCTTTGACTCTGTCGCCAACCTGCGACGCCGCGGTGAAGAAATTGAAGCTCGCCTCGTGGCGTATCGAAACGCTCGACCTGCAACTCTATGGAACCGACGGCGAAGGGCTCGCTTTCACGCCGCGCGCCGACGGTAATTTCAGCAAGTCGGCGCGCGCGGGCGGACGGCCGCTGGAGTTCGTGCGCGCTTCGCGCTGACGATCACTCGCGGCCGCGCACCAGATTGATGATGCCGGAGAAGTCGGCGCCTCCTTCGCCCCAGGCGTTGTGCAGCGCGTAGATCTGCGCTGCGAGCGCGCCCATCGGCGTCGTCGCGCCGCTTGCCGCCGCGGCTTCCTGCGACAGCTTGAGATCCTTGAGCATCAACGCGGATGCGAAGCCCGGCTTGTAGCCGTTATTCGCAGGCGAGGTCGGCACCGGCCCTGGCACCGGGCAATAAGTGGTGAGCGACCAGCACTGGCCAGACGA carries:
- a CDS encoding MOSC domain-containing protein gives rise to the protein MRIASLYRYPVKGLSPEPLPQARLEAGSYFPGDRLYAIENGPSGFDPKNPEHQPKIKYLMLMRNESLARLKTRYDDATQTLGIAYEGKPAVEGDLSTAEGRQAVEQFFGGYMPSELRGPAKVLTAPSGYRFTDSRRGFVSLINLASVAEIESIVDAPVDPLRFRGNLYVEGMAARSELDLVDATLAIGSDVKLRILKRTERCAATNVDPATGLRDLFIPRALMRTFEHTDCGVYAEVLNGGVVKPGDEVRIV
- the hppD gene encoding 4-hydroxyphenylpyruvate dioxygenase; protein product: MGPFPHDAPPATISPENPAGTDGFEFVEFAHPEPQKLAELFARMGYKAVAKHRTKDITVWRQGDINYIVNAEPGSHAMNFVAEHGPCAPSMAWRVVNAKHALDHAVSKGATPYAGDGKCIDAPAIVGIGGSLLYFIETYGEKGSAYDAEFDWIGERNAKPAGVGFYYLDHLTHNVYRGNMDKWWDFYRDLFGFKQIHFFDIDGKITGLVSRAITSPCGKIRIPLNESKDETSQIAEYLKKYKGEGIQHIAVGTDGIYDATDKLAANGLKFMPGPPDTYYEMSQARVNGHDEPLARMKKHGILIDGEGVVDGGMTKILLQIFSKTVIGPIFFEFIQRKGDEGFGEGNFRALFESIEQDQIRRGVLKPAA
- a CDS encoding Lrp/AsnC family transcriptional regulator, encoding MAHEQIILDATDLRLLAHLQEDGAATNAEASEAIGLSPSQVSRRRQALEQAGVIRGYRALLDPEAVGVGTTVFIHVALATHSRDNARRFRDLVRLTPAILEAYALTGEADYLLKVAVGGLKDLSQLVNDVLLPHESVDRVRSEVVLDVLKETSALPLAAR
- a CDS encoding tellurite resistance TerB family protein, whose protein sequence is MFDAKSLLDGLLGGAQQGGQAGGLASVLGNVLAQAQAQAQQAGLGDTLNRMREQGVGGTASSVFGQATGGLRDAASRVDQSTGASDKFNEIVGQLSGGKSPNDILAQVKQMASDNPGMATAALGGLAAAIFGTSAGRGLATNAAKLGGLATIGGLAYSAWRNHQQGKPMLDLNAAPAAAPAGSGFEPDAATNEHAELFIRAMVAAAAADGSVDANERATIIAGLQQAGLNEEAYAWLENEIAHPMSADQLAAAAAGSPELATQIYTAARISIEPDEGAESQFLKTLAAKLGLPDALVAQIEATAKAAKAA
- a CDS encoding permease; the encoded protein is MSFRKFFSRIDWSFALICLLSGGSALAVLHREGWPKFFDIFTEDFSLFLEIVPKSIAGTLIGALVRLLVPREVIRQWIGENSGFFGLFIAAFAGILFPAGPFTVFPLAAAFLVAGADRGAAVAFITGWLLLGLNRAVIWEMPFFGFHFVALRSVGAVFMPVLAGWIARSIPLRFVMRGA
- a CDS encoding DUF2272 domain-containing protein; amino-acid sequence: MIARRIRIVLSVVAIFATTQAAFAQVFPDPRQRVEMRFERPETKSGASFARVKDSQCRESVANVSGDATLRRRIVSLAAREWEAFHFPTFDIASVGLPLVPQVQSRAGSAAIVPGAINPALDRPLPRALRLGLAEDDGEVMERIGGYWAVTPGQDAVAVQNVIWGRGGWPGTGWAIPWSAAFVSWVMCEAGLTRPQFARAAKHSAYLSAMFENAEASAFTPADLTTPVAAGDLVCTGRAENRDIASLDEARRAATQGALMHCDIVVGKLRDRVLLIGGNVINAVTLTIALADAKGRVKSTALRPWFGVMKLKVPEDKRAGLRDMDWACLGKADALACLEMK
- a CDS encoding ureidoglycolate lyase, which translates into the protein MMRKIVAEPLTPEAFAPFGAVFDPPAPKGRVYLDTSLVNLRDHAKASYSIVHVAPQLARPLPLSVVERHEFSSQSFTPLDHGRFLVVAGPKNGEGGADLDRIRVFVGSSFQSFTYGANVWHGPITPIDNPVRFAIMMFNDFVSGDEEVVRMSAPFAEVEGL
- a CDS encoding AprI/Inh family metalloprotease inhibitor, coding for MKRAAIIAQCVAVALIAAPATAQEISPDIIKATTGEWLFARRDGKPGCRIILSAEKTIGGYALTAPANCATRLPKIAEAAAWRFDGKGGLALADATRKTIVTVTERQEGSFWEGESGEARDLVMIKAPKGVEALPMAKALFGKWIMRRPGGPAICEATLLDKPPPGGEESFALTLSPTCDAAVKKLKLASWRIETLDLQLYGTDGEGLAFTPRADGNFSKSARAGGRPLEFVRASR